The sequence below is a genomic window from Streptomyces sp. NBC_00582.
CGTCCGGCCCCGCGTCGGCGATGCCTGTCCACGGCCGTCCAACATGCGGACAAGCGTTTCTTTGTCAGTACCGTACGTCTGCTTTACTGATGCACATGACCACGACGAGCAGCCGCACCCTTGCGACCGAGGCGATCCTGACGCCCGGCGTGCGCTGTATGTGTCGTATGTGTCGAATGCGCGCCTGCTAGCGGGCCCCGCACCCCCCCCAGAGCCTCCGCTCCGCGCACCCGTTCTCTCCGGGAAACCCCGGCCGGAGACGTGCCGCGTCCTGAACGAACGCACCCGTGCGCCCGGGCACACCCACGCCCGCGCACTCGACAGTGACGGAAATCCACGTGATCACCACCACGGCCTTGACCAAGGTCTACCGCTCGCGCGGCCGTGAGGTCACCGCCCTCGACGGCGTCGACCTGCACGTCCGCGAAGGCGAGGTGTACGGCGTCATCGGCCAGTCCGGCGCCGGCAAGTCCTCGCTGATCCGCTGCGTCAACCTCCTGGAGCGCCCCACCGCCGGCACGGTCACCGTCGACGGCCAGGACCTCACCGCCCTCGTCGGCCGCGGACCGCGGGCCGGCAAGGAGCTGCGGCAGGCGCGCAGCCGGATCGGCATGGTCTTCCAGCACTTCAACCTGCTGTCCTCCCGGACCGTCCAGGACAACGTGGAACTCCCGCTGGAGATCCTCGGGGTCTCCGGCAAGGAGCGCTCCCGCAAGGCGCTGGACCTGCTCGACCTGGTCGGACTCGCCGACAAGGCCACGTCCTACCCCGCCCAGCTCTCCGGCGGCCAGAAGCAGCGCGTCGGCATCGCCCGCGCCCTCGCCGGCGACCCCAAGGTGCTGCTGTCCGACGAGGCGACCAGCGCCCTCGACCCGGAGACCACCCGCTCCATCCTCCAGTTGCTGCGCGACCTGAACCGGCAGCTCGGCCTGACCGTCCTGCTCATCACCCACGAGATGGACGTGGTCAAGTCGGTCTGCGACTCCGCCGCCCTCATGCAGCGCGGCCGGATCGTGGAGTCGGGCACGGTCGGCGAACTGCTCGCCACCCCCGGCTCCGAACTGGC
It includes:
- a CDS encoding methionine ABC transporter ATP-binding protein, with product MITTTALTKVYRSRGREVTALDGVDLHVREGEVYGVIGQSGAGKSSLIRCVNLLERPTAGTVTVDGQDLTALVGRGPRAGKELRQARSRIGMVFQHFNLLSSRTVQDNVELPLEILGVSGKERSRKALDLLDLVGLADKATSYPAQLSGGQKQRVGIARALAGDPKVLLSDEATSALDPETTRSILQLLRDLNRQLGLTVLLITHEMDVVKSVCDSAALMQRGRIVESGTVGELLATPGSELAAALFPVGGEATGEDRTVVDVTFHGESATQPVISQLSRTYNIDISILGAAIDTVAGLQVGRMRIELPGRYEDNVVPIGFLREQGLRIDVVGEPQLVKEGAK